In one Streptomyces sp. NBC_00597 genomic region, the following are encoded:
- a CDS encoding carbonic anhydrase yields the protein MHDLVEGLAHFQQDVFPAKAELFARLATTHRPHTLFVGCSDARVVPELITQREPGELFVIRTAGNLVPAHTADGSHTADGSDGVAASIEYALAVLGVRDIVVCGHSACGAMTALAAGQDLAELPAVARWLRHAAPVGAPQAEVEALIRENVAVQLAHLATHPAVARALAAGAVTLHGWVYDIPTGAVEQIAPAPGRGAALAA from the coding sequence GTGCACGACCTCGTCGAGGGCCTCGCGCACTTTCAGCAGGACGTCTTCCCGGCCAAGGCGGAGCTCTTCGCCCGCCTGGCGACCACCCACCGGCCGCACACGCTCTTCGTCGGCTGCTCCGACGCACGCGTGGTCCCGGAACTGATCACCCAGCGGGAGCCGGGGGAACTGTTCGTCATCCGGACCGCGGGCAACCTCGTACCGGCCCACACCGCCGACGGCTCCCACACCGCCGACGGCTCCGACGGCGTGGCGGCGAGCATCGAGTACGCGCTCGCCGTCCTGGGCGTCCGCGACATCGTGGTCTGCGGACACTCCGCCTGCGGTGCCATGACCGCACTTGCCGCGGGCCAGGACCTCGCGGAGCTCCCCGCCGTCGCCCGCTGGTTGCGGCACGCGGCTCCCGTCGGGGCGCCGCAGGCCGAGGTCGAGGCCCTGATCCGGGAGAACGTCGCCGTACAGCTCGCCCACCTCGCCACCCACCCCGCGGTGGCCCGCGCCCTGGCCGCCGGAGCCGTCACCCTGCACGGCTGGGTCTACGACATCCCCACCGGAGCGGTCGAGCAGATCGCCCCCGCGCCCGGACGCGGCGCCGCCCTCGCGGCCTGA